ACATTGCCGGAGAGCGGGCCAGCCGCCGCCGCGTCCCGCCTGCCCGGGGTGATGCAGAGCCTGATCGCCGCGGCCGGGCTCCTCAACCCGCGCCCGGTTTCCGGGCAGGCATTGCAGCGACTGCTTGCAAACCATTTCGGCGTGCCCGTGCGCCTGCGGCCGCTTCAGGGCCGGTGGCTGCTGTTGGCGGCGGACCAACTGACCCGGCTCGGCCAGACCGGCATGCTTGGCCGCGGCGCGATGCTCGGCCGCAAGGTGTGGGACCAGCAGGCGGGGCTCGAGATCGAGATCGGGCCGATGGCGTGGCTGCGTTTCCTGCCATTATTGCCAGGTGGTGCAGGACATGATCAACTTCAGGCTCTCGTCGCATTTGCTCTGGGGGGCGCGTTCGACGTCAATGTCCGGCTTCTGCTGCGCGCGGCGGAAGTGCCCGGGGCCCGGCTGGGCCGAGCGGGGGCGCGCCTCGGCTGGACGAGTTTCCTCGGGCGGAGGCCGCGCGTGACGCCGGGGGCCGTCTCGCTCAGCCTCCAGGGAATGCCCTGATGCCCGATCCGAAACGCCTCGCCGGAACGCTGTCTCAGGCTTCGCGCAAGGCGCTGGAACGGGCTGCGGAGCGGGCGCTCCGCGAGACCAATCCAGCGGTCGAGCCGGAGCATTTCCTACTCGAACTCTTTCGCGGGCCGAACACGGATGCTGCCTTCCTGCTGCGCGAGGGCGGGATCGATCTCGCGCCGATCGCCGCCGGGCTCGAGGCGGTCATCGCCCGATTCCCGCGCGGCAGCCCGCGGGTGCCGGTATTGTCAGAGCCGCTGATGGCGGTGCTCGCGGCCGGGTGGCTGAGTGCGTCCATCGATCACGGCCTGCCGCAGAACCGCTCCGCCTGCCTCCTCCGCGCCATGGCGGCCAATCCCAGCCAGCGCGCCGCACTCCTCGAAGCCGCGCCGGCGCTCGCCGGGGTTTTCGAGAGCCGCCTTCTCCTTGATCTCGGCGAGATTCTGCGCCGGGGGCCGGAAATCCCGCTGCCCGCCGCGCCGGCCGAACACGGGCAGCGTGACACCGCGCTTGCGGCGTACACCGTCGATCTCACCGCCGCGGCCAAAGCCGGGCGGCTGGATCCGGTGCTTGGCCGTGACGATGAAATCCGCCAGGTCATCGACGTGCTGATGCGCCGCCAGCAGAACAACCCGATCCTCACCGGGCCGGCTGGCGTCGGCAAGACGGCGATCGTCGAGGGCTTTGCCCGCGCCATCGTCGATGGGCGGGTGCCGCCGCGGCTCGCCGACCTCGTGGTGCGGAGCCTCGATCTCGGCCTGCTGCAGGCGGGTGCATCGATGCGCGGCGAGTTCGAGCAGCGGCTGCGGGCGGTGCTCGATGAAGCCGCGGCGGCGATGCCGCGCACCGTGCTCTTCATCGACGAGGCGCATATGCTGATCGGCGCCGGCGGTGCGGCGGGGCAGGGCGACGCGGCCAATCTTCTGAAACCGGCGCTGGCGCGTGGCGCGCTCGGCGTGATCGCGGCCACGACCTGGAGCGAATACAAGCGCTTCATCGAAAAAGACCCGGCCCTGACCCGGCGCTTTCAGGTGATCCGCGTCGGCGAGCCGAGCGAGGCGGTGGCGACCGAGATGTTGCGCGGTGTCGCCCCGGCGCTGGAACAGCATCACGGCGTGCGCATCCTGGAGGAGGCACTCGGCGAGGCGGTGCGTCTTTCACATCGTTTCATCCCCGACCGCCAATTGCCGGAAAAAGCGATCGCGCTCCTTGATACCGCCTCGGCGCGCGTTGCCATCGCCGCCAGCACGCCGCCGCAGGCATTGCAGGAGGCCGAGCGGCGCGGCGCGGCGCTCGCGGCGGAACTCACGCGGCTCCGCCGCGAAGCCGATCAGGCCGATCATGGCGAGCGGCTGGAAGCGCTCGAAGCCGCGGCTGAACGCGCCGAGGAGACGCGGCTCCTGCTTGCCAGCCGCTGGCAGTTGGAGCAGGAAACCGCGGCACGTCTTGCGGCACGGCAAGCCCGATTGAGCGGCCAGGGCGAGCGGCCGGACGATGACCTCCGTCATGAAATCGCCGGTCTCCAACTCGAACTCGACGAACTCCGCGAGGAACGTGGGCTGCATGGCACCGTGGTCGATGGCCGCGTGGTCGCCGAGGTGGTGTCGGGCTGGACCGGCATCCCGGCGGGGCGGATGCTTGCCGACACGGTGGCCAATGCGCGCTCGCTGAAGGCGCGGATGGCGGAGCGCATCATCGGCCAGGACGCCGCGCTCGATGCGATCTGCCGTCGGATTCAGACATTTTATGCGGATCTCGGCGAGCCCAACAAACCGACCGGCGTGTTCCTGCTCTGTGGCCCGAGCGGCGTCGGCAAGACCGAGACCGCGCTCACGCTCGCGGATCTGCTGTTCGGCGGCACGCGCGCGCTGGTGACGGTGAACATGTCAGAATATCAGGAGGCGCACACCGTCTCCACCTTGCGCGGCGCGCCACCCGGCTATGTCGGCTATGGCAGCGGCGGCGTCTTGACCGAGGCCGTCCGCCGCCAGCCCTATTGTGTGCTGCTGCTGGATGAGGTGGAGAAGGCCCATCCCGATGTCATCGAGATGTTCTACCAGGTGTTCGATCGCGGCATGCTCGAGGACAGCGAGGGGCAGTTGGTGGATTTCACCAATACGGTGATCCTGCTCACCTCCAATGTCGGCGCCGAGGCGCTGAGCGAGGTGGCAGAGCGCCGGCCGGCAGCCGATGCCGCGTCTTTGGTGACGGCGGTCACGCCGGCGTTGCGGCGCCAGTTCCCGGCGGCTTTTCTCGGGCGCCTCGTCGTCGTTCCCTATCGCCCGCTCGATCGCAGCGGGATCGAGGCCGTGACGCGGCTGAAACTGCAGCGCATTCAGGAGCGTTTCGCAACCACCCGCCGCGGCGAGCTGACCTATCACCCCGATGTGGTGCGGGCGATCGCGGACCGGGCGGGTGCGACCGAGGCGGGGGCGCGGATGGTGGATTCGATCCTCACCCATGCCGTACTGCCGGCGCTCTCTGAGCGGATTCTCGACCATCTCGGCGAAGGCAAGACGATTGCGGGGGCGCATCTTGCGTTCGGTGCCGGCGGCGAACTGGTGGTCGAATTGCGGCCATGAGCGGGTCGGCGCAATGGTCGCTCGCGGTGACGACGCCGCTCGGCGCCGATACGCCGGCGCTTGTGGCACTCGCGGGCGATGAATTTCTCTCGGCCCCCTTCCTGTTCCGCCTCACGATGACCGCGCCCGGGCCGGTCGATGCCACCGCCCTTCTCGGCAAGCCAGCCGCGGTGACGCTGATCGATGGCAGTGGCCATAAGCGTTTTCTTCACGGGCTGATCACCCGTTTCACTCAGCGCGGGAGCGACTGCACCGCCGAGATGCGGCCCTGGCTCTGGATGCTTTCGCTCGCCGCCGATAACCGCATCTTCCAGAACCAGAGCGTGCCCGACATCCTCGCCGCGGTGTTCGACGACGCTGGCTTCACCGATTACCGCAACAGCCTGACAGAGACCTATCCGCCGCTCGAATACTGCGTGCAGTTCCAGGAGACCTCGTTCGCCTTCGCCAGCCGGCTGATGGAAGCGGCCGGCATCAGCTATTTCTTCGAGCATAGCGAGAGCGCGCACACGCTGGTGCTTGCCGATGACGCTGCCGCCTTCAAAGAGTGCGAGAAGGCCGCCAGCATCCCGTTTCTGCCGCTCGCCGCCGGCGATGACTGGCTCAGCGATCTCCGGATCACGGCGCTGGCGGTCGAAAGCGGGGTCGCGGTGCAGGCCTATCAGAGCGACGATTACAATTTCACGACGCCGGCGACGGAGCTCAAAGTGACCAGCGGCAGCGGCGCCCGCCGGGTCTACGAATATCCCGGGCAATATCAGACCGTCGATGCCGGCGAGACGCTCGCCAAGCGCCGCATCGAAGCTTTCCAGGCGGCGGCAACCGAAATCACCGGCGCTTCCCCGGTGCGCGCGCTCTGCGCCGGCGGCGCCTTCACCCTCACCGGGCATCCCGATCCGGGCTTGAACGCGCGCTACGTGGTGCGATCGGTTTCTCATCGTGTGGCGCGGCGCGAATATGCCAATGATTTCATCGCTTTTCCGGCAGCGATACCCTTCCGCCCGCCGCGGGTCACACCGCCGCCCAGGATCAGCGGGGCGCAGACCGCGATCGTCGTCGGGCCGTCCGGCAAGGAAATCTACACCGACAATTACGGCCGGGTGAAAGTGCAGTTCCACTGGGATCAGCATGGCCAGAAAGACGAAAACAGCTCCTGCTGGATCCGGGTGGCACAGAGCTGGGCGGGGGTGGGCTGGGGTGCCTTCACCTTGCCGCGTATCGGGCAGGAGGTGGTGGTGACCTTCCTCAACGGCGATCCCGACCGGCCGCTGATCACCGGATCCGTCTATAACGGCGACAATCCGGTCCCCTATCCCCTGCCCGACGAGCAGACCAAGACGGTGCTGAAATCGAATTCATCCGCGGGCGGCGGCGGCTTCAACGAAATCCGGCTGGAAGACAAGAAAGACAGCGAGGAATTCCATCTCCACGCCCAGAAAGACATGACCATCGAGGTCTTGAACACCCAGACAGTGACGATCACCCAGGACCGGGGGGTGACGATCTCGAAGGGCAACGATACACTGACGGTCTCGGAGGGCGACCGGACCGTCGCGGTGAGTAAGGGCAATGAGACCCACAACGTCGCCGGGACGCGCGATCTGACCGTCACCGGCAACGAGACGCACACCAACAAAGCCGATTTCAGCCACAGCGTTTCCGGCAATTTCACGCTCGATGTCAGCGGCGATATCACCATCAAGGCTTCGGGCGCGGTGACGCTGCAAGCGGGGACGGGGTTTACGCTGAAGGCCGGCACCTCGCTCGAGGCCAAGGCCGGGACAGGGCTGAGCCTTTCCGGCGGCACGACGGCCGAGGTGAAGGCGGGCGCCAGCGGCACCGTCGATGGCGGCGGCATGCTGAACTTGAAGGGCGGCCTGGTGAAGCTGAACTGAGCGGAGATGAGCGCGGCAAACCCTCCGGAGACGATCGAGCGCCGCAATGCCGCCGGTGCGTTGGTCGAGCGGGCCACGTTCCGCGACGGCGTGCTCGACGGGCCGACGGTGCTGTTCGGGCCGGAGGCGCTGGCTGCGGCCGAGATCGGCTTTGCCGCCGGCGTCCGCGACGGGCCGATGGTGCTCTATGACACTGACGGCGACGTGCTCGCGCGGCTTACGTATCGGGCGGGTGTGCTGGATGGGCCGGCGACGCTTTACGCCGGCGGCAAGCCGCTGACGGAGATGACCTATGCCGCCGGGGTCGGGGACGGGCCGCTCCGCAGTTTCACGCCTGCAGGGAGCTTGGCGGCGAGCGGTGCGTTGCGCCGCGGGCGGCTGCATGGCGCATTCACGATCTTTCGCCCCGATGGCAGCGTGATGCAGCTTCAGCATTATGTCGGCGGGCTTTTGGAAGGCGAGCAACTCGATCTCGATCCCGCCGGCGTGGTGCGCCGCCGCGCCGAATACCGCGCCGGGCGGCTGGACGGGACCGTCACGCATTATGACGCCGCTGGCCAGCCGACGGCGCATCAGGTGTTCGTCGCCGACAAGGAAGTCACCGCCGCCCCGCCACCCGGCATATCCAAGATGCCCACGCCGCAAAAACCCTGGCTCCAGCGCTGGTGGGACGCGGCGAAAGCCCTGATCGGCCGGCAATAGCCATCCCGGCGCAGTCCCCAAATTGGGCACTTCCATTTACCGCTTGCCCAAACGCTACGGGAGTCACGCATTTGATACCGGTCAGCGAAATCGCTGACCGGTATGCGCGCAGGGTTGGTGTGGCGGCTGCGCGCAACATCAAAAAGATACCAGCCAACCGTCTTCAAGCGACGTGTCATTCTTTCGGCTGGCTGGTATGACTTGGTAATCGCCCGTGAAAAATAGAACTTTGTTGATCTGGCAATGAGTTTTTAGCGTATGATAGCGTCACGTTGAGAGTCTGAAAATTGGCGGAAAATCGAGACGCTTTTGAAAGAGCTTTTAGGCCTATCATAGATAAAGAGACATCTATTCCAGCCGTGTTCCGTCCCGCCTGACATGATGCTTTTTACCTGGATACCGCGCCGGCGGAACGGTGTGACACGACGGCACCGATGGCGTTGGCTCATGTCGTCAAGAAAAAAGCGGCGTGGCTGAAATCGTGGCTGACATGATGTCTTCCATGATCCTGGTCATCCGTGCCGGCTCCGTCCTCGGCCGTCGCGCCGAATTCCTTGTCCCGCAGGCGGGGCTCGGGGTGCTACCCGCAACGGCGTCCAGAGGCGGCGCCTCTGGTTCTTTTTTTGACTGGCCCCGCGCCCTTCCCGCCCCCATATAAGGGAGCCTTTCGCCCAAGGGAGGGATCGGTTGGACGCGACGCTGACCCTGGTTGATCTCGCCGGCCTGATCGCCCTCCTGCTCTGGGGGGTGCATATGGTGCAAACCGGGGTGCAGCGCGCCTTTGGCCCCTCGTTGCGGCGGTTTCTCGGGGTCGCGCTGGCGCGCCGGCCGGCCGCCTTCGTCGCCGGGCTCGGCATCACCGCGATTTTGCAAAGCAGCACCGCAACCGGGCTGATGGTCGCCTCCTTCGCCGCCGAGGGCATGCTGGCGCTGGTTCCCGGCCTTGCGGTGATGCTCGGCGCCAATGTCGGGACGACGCTGATCGTCCAAGTGCTCTCGTTCGATGTCTCGCGCATCGCGACCTTGTTCATCCTCGCCGGCGTGATCGCCTTTCGCCGTGGCGGCGCGAGCCAGGTGCGCGATCTCGGGCGGGTCGGCATCGGGCTCGGGCTCATGCTGCTGGCGCTGCATCTCCTGCTTCAGGTGATCACGCCCTATGAGGACGTCCCCAGCCTCCGGCTACTGCTCGGGGCTCTCACCACGCAGCCGCTGATGGACGTCTTGCTTGCGGCGTTGCTCACCTGGGCTGCGCATTCCTCGGTCGCCGTGGTGCTGGTGATCATGTCGTTCGCGGCGCGCGGAGTGGTGCCGCCGGATGCCGCCTTCGCGCTCGTGCTCGGCGCCAATCTCGGCACCGCGATCAATCCGCTGCTCGAAGGGAGCGCCGGCGACGATCCGGCGGCGCGGCGGCTGCCGATGGGAAACCTGCTCAACCGCGTCGCCGGCGTCATCGTCGCCTTGCTGCTGCTCGGCCCGATCGGGCGGACGCTGGTGGTGCTGGAGCCGGATCCGGCGCGCGCCGTCGCCGATTTCCACACCGCGTTCAATCTCGTTCTCGCGCTCATTTTCTTCCCGGCCCTCACCCCCTATGCGCGGCTCTTGGCGTGGCTGCTGCCCTCGCGCGTCGCCGCAATCGATCCCGGGCGGCCGCTCTATCTCGACGCCGCCGCGCGCGAGACGCCGACGATCGCCATCGCCGCCGCCGCGCGCGAAGCGCTGCGCATGGCGGACGTGCTGGAGACCATGCTCGCCGGCGCGCGTGCCGCCCTGATCGGCGGCGACCGGCGGCGGGTCGGCGAGACGCGGCGACTCGATGACGTGCTGGATCGGCTGAACGCGGCGATCAAAGCCTATCTCACCCTGCTCGACCCCGAATCGATGAGCGAGGCGGATCATCAACGCCTCGCGCAGGTGCTCGCTTTTACGACCCATCTCGAAAACGCCGGCGATGTCGTTGACAAAAACCTCCTCGCCCATGCCGCCAAGCGCATCAAGCGCGGTATCGCGTTTTCGCCCGAGGGCGGCGCCGAGCTTGATCAGATGTTCGCCCGGCTGGTGAAGAATTTGCGCACCGCCGCCTCGGTTTTTCTCTCCGGCGATCTTGCGACCGCGCGCCTGTTGGCCGCGGAAAAGGAGACGCTCCGCGATCTCGAGGCGCGGGCGACGGCGGCGCATTTCGCGCGCCTGCGCGCGGGGCGAATCGACAGCACCGAGACCAGCACGCTGCATCTCGACGTTTTGCGGGACCTTCTGCGGATAAACACCCATTTCGTCGCCGCCGCCGCCTATCCGGTCTTGGAGGAGCAGGGCGCGTTGCTCCCGAGCCGGTTGCGGCCAAACGACGAAACCGCCCTGAAAGAGGCCGCGGGCGACTCGCAGGAAATCCGGCAAATCGACCAACCCTCCCAGGGGTAGTGGTAATCGGCGGTTAACCAATCAAGATATAGATTGACGCGGCCGAATTTTACGGCAGGATAGGGGGCTCAGCCGATCGCAGCCAAAGAGGGAAAAGCCGTGCTCGACATCGATATTCAATTGCCCGGGCGCCAGCAGATCCATGTCGATCGTGGTCGTGACGCGTTGCTGACCGATTTCGGCCGCGCGACGCTCGATGACCGCTATCTGCTCCCGGGCGAGGGCTATCAGGATCTCTTCGCCCGCGTTGCAAGCTATTATGGCGACGATCAGGGGCATGCGCAGCGGCTTTACGACTATATGAGCCGGCTCTGGTTCATGCCGGCAACGCCGGTGCTCTCCAATGGCGGCACGGCGCGTGGTTTGCCGATTTCCTGCTTCCTGAACGAGGCGTCCGACAGTCTGGAGGGCATCGTCGGCCTGTGGAACGAGAATGTCTGGCTTGCCTCGAAGGGTGGCGGCATCGGCAGTTACTGGGGCAATCTGCGCTCGATCGGCGAAAAAGTCGGCCAGAACGGCAAGACCTCGGGCGTCATCCCGTTCATCCGGGTGATGGACAGTCTGACGCTGGCGATCTCGCAGGGCAGCCTCCGGCGCGGCTCGGCGGCGGTCTATTTGCCGGTCTCGCACCCCGAGATCGAGGAATTCGTTGAAATCCGCCGCCCGACCGGCGGTGATCCGAATCGCAAGGCGCTCAATCTCCATCACGGCATCCTGGTTTCGGACGCGTTCATGCGCGCCGTCGAGGCGGATGAGCCTTGGGCGTTGGTCTCACCGAAGGATGGCGCGGTGGTGCGCAGCATCTCCGCTCGCGCGCTCTGGATCAGGATTCTGACCGCCCGTGTCGAGACCGGGGAGCCGTATCTGATCTTCTCCGACCAGGTGAACCGCCTTCGCCCCGAGCATCAGAAACTCGCCGGGCTCGAAGTCAAAACCTCCAATCTCTGCTCGGAGATCACGCTGCCGACCGGGATCGACCAGCACGGCCGCCAGCGCACCGCGGTCTGCTGCCTGTCTTCGGTCAATCTCGAGCATTGGTTCGCGTGGAAGGATCATCCCCTCTTCATCGAGGATGTGATGCGCTTTCTCGACAATGTCCTGCAGGATTTCATCGACCGCGCGCCGGAAGGCATGGAACGCGCCAAATATTCGGCGATGCGCGAGCGTTCGGTCGGGCTCGGGGTGATGGGTTTCCACTCCTTCCTCCAAGCGCAGCACGTGCCGTTCGAAAGCGTCATCGCCAAGGTCTGGAACAAGCGCATGTTCCAGCATCTCCGCACCCAGGCGGATGCCGCGTCGCGGCTGCTCGCCGAGGAGCGCGGCCCCTGCCCCGACGCCGCCGACTATGGCTTCTCCGAGCGCTTCTCGAACAAGATCGCGATCGCGCCGACCGCCTCGATCTCGATCATCGCCGGCAATGCGAGCCCGGGGATCGAGCCGATCGCCGCCAATGTCTTTCTCCAGAAGACGCTGTCCGGCAGCTTTACCGTGCGCAACCGCCATCTCCAGGCCCTCCTCGCCGAAAAGGGGATGGACAACGAGGCGGTCTGGTCCTCGATCACGCTCAACAAGGGCAGCGTGCAGCATCTCGATTTCCTCACCGAGCACGAAAAAGCGGTGTTCAAGACCGCGTTCGAACTCGATCAGCGTTGGGTGATCGAACACGCCGCCGACCGCACGCCGTTCGTCTGTCAGAGCCAGTCGGTCAACGTCTTCCTCCCCGCCAATGTGCATAAACGCGATCTGCACCAGATTCATCTGTTGGCGTGGAAACGCGGTCTCAAATCTCTCTATTACTGCCGCAGCCTTTCGATCCAGCGCGCCGATAATGTGAGCGAGAAAGCGATCCGCCCGGAGGAGGCGCCGGCCGGGGCCGCGCCGGCGATGGCCGCACCGCCGCCAGCCGCGCGGGTCGCCGATTATGAGGAATGCCTCGCCTGCCAGTGACATAAAGGCGGCGTGCGGCCGGCGCGGGAGGTAAACCCGGGAGGCTCGCGATGACTGGTTTCCTTCGCGTAGTTTTGATCGCGTGCCTCATCCTCGCCGCTTGCCACCCTCAAACCACGCCACCACGTGTGGACCAGAAGCCGCCAGGGGCGATGCCCCCACTGCACGGCATGTAACGCGAGGAGGATGTTCCGTGAGATCGCTGCTCTGGGCCACGCTCATGCTGGTCGGTCTCGCGGCGTGCCATCCGTCTCCGACGACGCAATCCCAGGAGCAGCAGCCGGTGCCGGGCCAGATGCCGCGAATGGGCTATTGATCGTCGGCGCATGCGCGCCGGCAAGAACGGGAGAACAAGGATGAAATTTTTTCTCTGGGCGGTGATGCTGGCGTCCCTCGGCGTGACACTCGGCTGCGCCAACCGCAACCAGCCGGTGGTGCAGGACAATGAAACCATGCAGCAGCATATGGGTTACTGAGAGACCATAAGAACTCTCGGGTCGCGTCGCGCCATGTGTGGGCCGTAGGGCTGTATGCTCTGCGACCTCATGCCCACCATGCCAGAGCCTCGTTTGCGCCCATTGGTCCAGAAATTCGCCGATATGCTCGCCGACCCACCCGTTTTCGCCAAGGGTGTCGGGTAAGCATCCGGCATGAACCGCGGGTTTTGTATTCGGTTGGTGTTTAGGAAGGAGCGGCTGTGGTGATTGGTTCTGTTTGATTATTTTAAAGGCAGGGCCTGGACCATCTCGGTGGCCTCACTGGTGTCGCGATGGACCTCTTCACGGATGACGCGATCTGTCACGTCGGTGAGATACTGCGTCAGTGCGTTGTTCAGTTCCTGGAATTCCGGCCATAGCACCTGGTCGACAAATGCCTGCGGTACCCGCACCATGACGGTGGTCAGGCGTTGCCGATAAAGGCGGTATGGCTTCAGGCCGTAGCGTCGGCACAACGCCAGGAACAGTCGGCGCGACCATTGGTCGCGCAGAGAGAACTGCATCTCGATTGTTTTGTCCTGGCCCTGAATTTCCGCCAGCCGGGCGTGAACGCGCCCGAGTGCGGCCTCGGCCGCTGTGCGTTCGCCGATCGTTGCCGCTCCGGCGAACAATGCCTCGATCTTTCGCAGCTTCTCCCGAAGCACGCCCTCTTCAGACACATCCAATCTCTTCCGTTGCACTTGCCGCAACTTTGCTGGCGTTAACGCAGTTCCAGGGCAACAACTGGCCGAGGCGCCTGGCGGGATAGTCGTTGATCCCGGCGAGCACATCGGCGAGCCAGGCTTGCGGATCCACATTGTTGAGACGTGCCGTCTGGATCAGCGTGTAGAGGATGGCGGCCCGCTCGCCGCCGCGATCGGAACCGCAGAACAGCCACGCCTTGCGGCCGAGTGGCACGCAACGCAAGGCGCGTTCGGCGGCGTTGTTGGTCAGGCAGACCCGGCCATCCGCGAGAAAGCGGGTGAAGCTGTCCCAGCGGCGGAGCATGTAGTTGATGGCTTTGGCCAGATCGTGATGGCGCGAGAGCTTCGTGAGCTGAGCGGTCAGCCAGGCATGGAGTTCGGCAACCAGCGGCGCGCTATGCTGCTGGCGTACAGCCAGTCGCTCGGCGGCTGTTTTGCCGTTGATGGTTCGCTCGATTTCGAACAAAGCATCGAGCCGCTGCACGGTCGCGAGCGCGATCGGGTAGACCATGGCGCCTTGCTCGCCGCGGCTCTTCCTGCGGGCGGCGCCCGCGATATCGGCCAGCTCGAAAAATTTCCGCCTTGCATGGGCGAAACAGCCGGCTTCCCGCACCGGCGCAGGGCTGCGGCCAGCTTTATACAACGCGCCATAGCCGTCATAGGCGTCGGCCTGGAGGATGCCCGACCAGCCGGCAAGATGGGCTTGTGGATGTTCGCCGCGTCGATCCCGCGCATAGTGGAACAGCACCGCCGGCGGGGCGTGGCCGGCGAAGGGCCGGTCGTCGCGCACATAGACCCATAGCCGCGCCGTATCGGTCTTGCCGCGAGCCATGACCGGTACCGTCGTGTCGTCGCCATGCAGACGCTCGGCGGCAAGGACATGGGCCTCGATCAGCCGGTAGAGCGGCATCAGCACGGAACACGCCGCCCCGACCTGATCGGCAAGCGTCGAGACGCTGAGCGGAACGCCCTCGCGGGCAAAACGTTCGGCCTGGCGGTTGAGCGGCTGGTGCTGACCATACTTCTCAAACAACAGCATGGCGAGAAAGCGCGGGCCCGCCCAGCCGCGCGGAACGACATGAAAGGGGGCCGGCGGCTGAGTGATCGCCTCGCAAGCCCGGCAGGAGAATTTCTCCCGCACCGTCTGGACGATTTTCCACTGCCGCGGGATCACCTCCAGCGTCTCGGTGACATCCTCCCCGAGCTTCGACAAGCTGGTGCTGCCGCAGGCAGGGCAAGAGCAGGGTGAGGGGATCACCACACGCTCACGCGGCAGATGCTCGAGAAAGGGCTTTCTGGCGGGACGCTTGCGCACGAACCCACCGACATGCGTGGTTTTCGCCGCGGCGGTTGCAGCTGCCAGCCCGTCTTCACTGGCGTCGGCCTCAAGCTCTTCGAGCTGCAATTCCAGCTGATCGAGCAGACGGCGGCTGCGTTCGGCGCTGGCGCCGTATTGCTCGCGCCGCAGCCGGGCAATCTGCAGCTTGAGATGAGCGATCAAGGCCTCGGTCGCACTCTCCCGAGCACGGGCCTCGACCAGTCGCGCCTCGGCCTCGTCGGCGCGCTGGATCGTTGCAATCACCAGCGCCTTCAGCGCGCCAATATCGTCCGGGAGAGGCGTGTCGGTGAGGGTCACCAGACGACAGAATCAACATCCAGCGGCGCGCGCAAGCGAAAAATGCACACCCGGCGGAAAAATCCGCTCTATCCCGCGCTCGCTGGTCGCCAGGAATATTGCGGATTGCGCCACTCGATTCCGTCAAGAAGACAAAACAGCTGCGCCTGCG
This portion of the Acidibrevibacterium fodinaquatile genome encodes:
- the tssG gene encoding type VI secretion system baseplate subunit TssG gives rise to the protein MAGSDGRDGAALSARLLAEPFRFDVRQAVRLLEWIARRSAEAGDAHASGAVVGPLPLGLGSDPRHEAVRLRGSFTDRFPPSDIEALSRDPADGQPVLTVAFFGLGGALGPLPPPLSARVVARTRAHDYAARDFLDIFNHRLLSLFLRQWRLFHPALQDPDAPASPARLPLLALLGLATLPESGPAAAASRLPGVMQSLIAAAGLLNPRPVSGQALQRLLANHFGVPVRLRPLQGRWLLLAADQLTRLGQTGMLGRGAMLGRKVWDQQAGLEIEIGPMAWLRFLPLLPGGAGHDQLQALVAFALGGAFDVNVRLLLRAAEVPGARLGRAGARLGWTSFLGRRPRVTPGAVSLSLQGMP
- the tssH gene encoding type VI secretion system ATPase TssH; its protein translation is MPDPKRLAGTLSQASRKALERAAERALRETNPAVEPEHFLLELFRGPNTDAAFLLREGGIDLAPIAAGLEAVIARFPRGSPRVPVLSEPLMAVLAAGWLSASIDHGLPQNRSACLLRAMAANPSQRAALLEAAPALAGVFESRLLLDLGEILRRGPEIPLPAAPAEHGQRDTALAAYTVDLTAAAKAGRLDPVLGRDDEIRQVIDVLMRRQQNNPILTGPAGVGKTAIVEGFARAIVDGRVPPRLADLVVRSLDLGLLQAGASMRGEFEQRLRAVLDEAAAAMPRTVLFIDEAHMLIGAGGAAGQGDAANLLKPALARGALGVIAATTWSEYKRFIEKDPALTRRFQVIRVGEPSEAVATEMLRGVAPALEQHHGVRILEEALGEAVRLSHRFIPDRQLPEKAIALLDTASARVAIAASTPPQALQEAERRGAALAAELTRLRREADQADHGERLEALEAAAERAEETRLLLASRWQLEQETAARLAARQARLSGQGERPDDDLRHEIAGLQLELDELREERGLHGTVVDGRVVAEVVSGWTGIPAGRMLADTVANARSLKARMAERIIGQDAALDAICRRIQTFYADLGEPNKPTGVFLLCGPSGVGKTETALTLADLLFGGTRALVTVNMSEYQEAHTVSTLRGAPPGYVGYGSGGVLTEAVRRQPYCVLLLDEVEKAHPDVIEMFYQVFDRGMLEDSEGQLVDFTNTVILLTSNVGAEALSEVAERRPAADAASLVTAVTPALRRQFPAAFLGRLVVVPYRPLDRSGIEAVTRLKLQRIQERFATTRRGELTYHPDVVRAIADRAGATEAGARMVDSILTHAVLPALSERILDHLGEGKTIAGAHLAFGAGGELVVELRP
- a CDS encoding type VI secretion system Vgr family protein, whose translation is MSGSAQWSLAVTTPLGADTPALVALAGDEFLSAPFLFRLTMTAPGPVDATALLGKPAAVTLIDGSGHKRFLHGLITRFTQRGSDCTAEMRPWLWMLSLAADNRIFQNQSVPDILAAVFDDAGFTDYRNSLTETYPPLEYCVQFQETSFAFASRLMEAAGISYFFEHSESAHTLVLADDAAAFKECEKAASIPFLPLAAGDDWLSDLRITALAVESGVAVQAYQSDDYNFTTPATELKVTSGSGARRVYEYPGQYQTVDAGETLAKRRIEAFQAAATEITGASPVRALCAGGAFTLTGHPDPGLNARYVVRSVSHRVARREYANDFIAFPAAIPFRPPRVTPPPRISGAQTAIVVGPSGKEIYTDNYGRVKVQFHWDQHGQKDENSSCWIRVAQSWAGVGWGAFTLPRIGQEVVVTFLNGDPDRPLITGSVYNGDNPVPYPLPDEQTKTVLKSNSSAGGGGFNEIRLEDKKDSEEFHLHAQKDMTIEVLNTQTVTITQDRGVTISKGNDTLTVSEGDRTVAVSKGNETHNVAGTRDLTVTGNETHTNKADFSHSVSGNFTLDVSGDITIKASGAVTLQAGTGFTLKAGTSLEAKAGTGLSLSGGTTAEVKAGASGTVDGGGMLNLKGGLVKLN
- a CDS encoding toxin-antitoxin system YwqK family antitoxin translates to MSAANPPETIERRNAAGALVERATFRDGVLDGPTVLFGPEALAAAEIGFAAGVRDGPMVLYDTDGDVLARLTYRAGVLDGPATLYAGGKPLTEMTYAAGVGDGPLRSFTPAGSLAASGALRRGRLHGAFTIFRPDGSVMQLQHYVGGLLEGEQLDLDPAGVVRRRAEYRAGRLDGTVTHYDAAGQPTAHQVFVADKEVTAAPPPGISKMPTPQKPWLQRWWDAAKALIGRQ
- a CDS encoding Na/Pi cotransporter family protein, with protein sequence MDATLTLVDLAGLIALLLWGVHMVQTGVQRAFGPSLRRFLGVALARRPAAFVAGLGITAILQSSTATGLMVASFAAEGMLALVPGLAVMLGANVGTTLIVQVLSFDVSRIATLFILAGVIAFRRGGASQVRDLGRVGIGLGLMLLALHLLLQVITPYEDVPSLRLLLGALTTQPLMDVLLAALLTWAAHSSVAVVLVIMSFAARGVVPPDAAFALVLGANLGTAINPLLEGSAGDDPAARRLPMGNLLNRVAGVIVALLLLGPIGRTLVVLEPDPARAVADFHTAFNLVLALIFFPALTPYARLLAWLLPSRVAAIDPGRPLYLDAAARETPTIAIAAAAREALRMADVLETMLAGARAALIGGDRRRVGETRRLDDVLDRLNAAIKAYLTLLDPESMSEADHQRLAQVLAFTTHLENAGDVVDKNLLAHAAKRIKRGIAFSPEGGAELDQMFARLVKNLRTAASVFLSGDLATARLLAAEKETLRDLEARATAAHFARLRAGRIDSTETSTLHLDVLRDLLRINTHFVAAAAYPVLEEQGALLPSRLRPNDETALKEAAGDSQEIRQIDQPSQG